From the genome of Gryllotalpicola protaetiae:
CAGGCCGGCAACACCCCCCAGGCGCTCTCGCACCTCGCGTTCGTGCGCGCGGTCGACGCGCTCTCCGATGCGGAGATGACCCGCTAGGCCTCCGGCTTGTCGGTAGGATTCCCGTTGTGACCGTGAATGCAGCAACCCCGGCCGTCACCCACGACGACGGCGTTCAGAACCAGTCCTTCGTCGGCTTCCTCGCCCGCCGCGTGCCGTCGGCCCTCGGCGCCGGGCTCGTCACGCTGCTCGCCGTGCTCACCTTCCTCTTCTGGGCCTACACGCTTGTCGTGACCTGGATCGGCCACGGCGAGCTCTCCACCCCGCTCTTCCAGACCACCGTCGCCGCACTGCTCGTCGTCGGTGTCGCATTCTTCGCCCGCAAGACCCTCGGCTGGCTCGGCCTCTTCGTGCTCGCGGCCGCCTGGTGCGTCGTCTCGATCCTGCCGCTGGTCGCGATCGCCCAGGTCGTCCTGCAGGCTGCGCTCGTCGCGCTCATGGCCGCCGCCGCGGTGTTCGCGGTCGTCGCAGCCGAGCAGGCCGAGAAGCCCCGTTTCTAGGCGGTAGTCGGCGGGTACTCCCCTCATGACAGGAGGGGAGTACATCATGTCGATGTCCGACAAGGGCAAGCACAGCGCCGAGGATCTGCTCGGCAAGGGCAAAGAGGCGACAGGCAAGCTGACCGACGACAAGTCGCTCGAGAACGAGGGCCGCGCCGACCAGGTGAAGGCCGGGCTCAAGAAGGCGGGCGACCAGCTCAAGGACGCGTTCCACGACGCGACCGACCGCCACCACGATTAGGCGGTTCCGCTGACCTAAGCTCGGGTCTATGACGACGCAGTCAGCTGAACCCGATCAGACGACCGCTGCGAACGGGACCGGTTACGACATCGGCCAGCTTCGCAGCGTCTTCGAGAACCACTTCACGTGGGCGACCGCCTTCGAGCGCAACACCCACCGCTACGCGAAGAGGCCCGCGATCAGCGACCCCGAGACGGGGCGCTCGTGGACGTATGCCGAACTCGGCGTCGTCACCGGGCAGCTGGTCGCGGGCCTGCGCAGCGTCGGCGTCGGGACCGGCGACCTCGTCGCCTACCAGCTGATGAACTCACCGGAGTTCGCG
Proteins encoded in this window:
- a CDS encoding CsbD family protein; the protein is MSMSDKGKHSAEDLLGKGKEATGKLTDDKSLENEGRADQVKAGLKKAGDQLKDAFHDATDRHHD